One Aquarana catesbeiana isolate 2022-GZ linkage group LG04, ASM4218655v1, whole genome shotgun sequence genomic region harbors:
- the LOC141140155 gene encoding E3 SUMO-protein ligase ZBED1-like yields the protein MAEGAADTMTSEKGVRPKSSKAWEHFNLNAAKKVVTCKLCKTELAWHGSTTTMNEHMKRKHVGFTEDGETSGRKKQRTMTEFVQQNRPCTPQQSAIITDSVVKMLVTDMRPLSMVEDRGFRSMISVLNPGYTLPSRTHFTKLVERKYQEAFQNVKDAISANESRIAITADIWTSIATEAFLGITCHYIAEDWKMISICLTTMPLEDRHTAANIAEWLEEVTEKFEIPAQKIIAIVHDNGANIVAAAKILMDTHGWASIRCTGHTLQLVISAALKNSGIERAVSAARGLVEHFKKSELASSKLKEKQKQMGTSDHKLLQDVSTRWNSTYYMIERLIEQRWPVTATLSDPSVTQRGKHYLDLKPDQWSILEELSTALKPFECCTVFMSGQEYVTLSSVPALVKGLLRSNEGASFETSPLKSFQATATDQLQSRWKGILEDVPNTVILSSALDPRFRRQKFLSPEQIINVQAKVQTEALALKREMVVQQQMTTTSSVTRDAAEPSTSTASHSLLGILLESGGSSEEEEGQLEEDIHTQVRNEVQAYFAEKPLPKEGNPLNWWKGNQDKYPTLAKLAKSFLCIPGTSTPSERLFSAAGNIVCKKRASLSPEHVNMLTFLHSNTKFLEQL from the exons atggcagaggGTGCTGCTGACACAATGACCTCAGAAAAAGGTGTGCGACCCAAATCTTCAAAGGCATGGGAGCATTTTAATTTAAATGCTGCAAAGAAGGTGGTCACCTGCAAACTTTGTAAAACGGAACTTGCATGGCACGGAAGCACAACAACAATGAACGAGCACATGAAACGGAAACACGTAGGCTTCACAGAGGATGGCGAAACATCAGGACG AAAGAAACAGCGCACCATGACAGAGTTTGTGCAGCAAAATCGTCCGTGCACTCCCCAACAATCAGCAATTATTACAGATTCTGTCGTGAAAATGCTAGTCACTGACATGCGGCCACTATCCATGGTTGAAGACCGAGGATTTAGAAGCATGATCAGTGTACTGAACCCTGGATATACTTTACCATCAAGAACCCATTTTACCAAACTAGTGGAGAGAAAGTACCAGGAGGCATTTCAGAATGTGAAGGATGCCATCAGCGCTAATGAAAGCAGAATCGCCATTACTGCAGACATATGGACAAGTATAGCGACCGAGGCTttccttggcattacatgccactaCATAGCGGAGGATTGGAAGATGATTTCTATCTGCCTCACTACCATGCCTCTGGAAGACAGACATACAGCAGCAAATATTGCAGAATGGTTGGAGGAAGTCACTGAAAAATTTGAAATTCCGGCTCAAAAAATAATTGCCATTGTGCATGACAATGGTGCAAATATTGTGGCTGCTGCGAAAATCCTGATGGACACGCATGGCTGGGCCAGTATCCGCTGCACTGGCCACACCTTGCAGCTGGTGATCAGTGCTGCGTTAAAGAATTCCGGAATTGAGAGAGCCGTTAGTGCTGCAAGAGGACTAgttgaacattttaaaaaaagtgagCTAGCCAGCAGCAAATTGAAggagaaacaaaaacaaatgggTACATCTGAccacaagcttcttcaagatgtAAGCACAAGATGGAATAGCACTTACTATATGATTGAACGACTCATTGAACAAAGGTGGCCGGTAACTGCAACTCTGTCTGACCCATCAGTTACACAAAGGGGCAAACATTATCTGGACTTAAAACCAGACCAGTGGAGTATTCTTGAAGAACTTTCCACTGCTCTTAAGCCCTTTGAATGCTGCACTGTATTCATGAGTGGCCAAGAATATGTTACCCTATCATCTGTGCCTGCACTGGTAAAGGGGCTGTTGCGGTCCAATGAAGGTGCTTCATTTGAAACATCTCCGCTAAAGAGCTTCCAAGCCACTGCAACAGACCAACTTCAAAGCAGATGGAAGGGGATCCTTGAAGACGTCCCAAACACCGTAATCCTTTCCTCTGCCCTGGACCCACGATTTAGAAGACAAAAATTTTTATCACCAGAACAGATCATAAATGTGCAGGCAAAAGTACAGACGGAGGCGCTTGCTTTAAAAAGGGAGATGGTGGTGCAGCAGCAAATGACCACCACGTCATCTGTAACTAGAGATGCTGCTGAGCCTTCAACATCTACAGCATCTCATTCTCTACTTGGCATACTCCTTGAGTCTGGGGGCAGCAGTGAAGAGGAAGAGGGGCAACTTGAGGAGGATATTCACACACAAGTCCGAAATGAAGTGCAGGCTTATTTTGCTGAGAAGCCACTTCCGAAGGAGGGAAACCCTTTGAATTGGTGGAAGGGTAACCAAGATAAATATCCTACTTTGGCAAAACTTGCAAAATCCTTCTTGTGCATCCCAGGCACCTCCACTCCATCAGAGCGCCTCTTTTCTGCTGCAGGCAACATCGTTTGTAAAAAGAGAGCCAGCCTTAGCCCCGAGCATGTTAACATGTTAACTTTTTTACATTCAAACACAAAGTTTCTTGAACAGTTATAG